One part of the Bradyrhizobium sp. CB1650 genome encodes these proteins:
- a CDS encoding arsenate reductase (azurin) large subunit, with the protein MAYKRQIDRLPIIPADAKESNVTCHYCIVGCGYKAYTWSTSKQGGTAPDQNKFGADLSKQQSAETVAWYSPSMYNIVRQNGQDVHIVIKPDKDCVVNSGLGSIRGARMAEMSYSQQRNTQLQRLTDPMVWRYGQMQPTSWEDALDLVARVTVAVMNDMGEDGVFVSAFDHGGAGGGYENTWGTGKLYFGAMKVMNIRIHNRPAYNSEVHATRDMGVGELNNCYEDAELADTIVAVGTNALETQTNYFLNHWVPNLRGTSLDKKKAEFGSEPVERAKVIIVDPRRTVTVNACEVEAGKDNVMHLAINSGTDLALFNAWMTHIAEKGWLDKAFIDASTTNFDQMKAANKISLEDAATITGLTADEIRKSAEWIAQPKAANARRRTMFAYEKGLIWGNDNYRTNGALVNVALATGNIGRPGGGCVRMGGHQEGYSRPSDAHVGRPAAYVDQLLIEGKGGVHHIWGCDHYKTTLNAFKFKQAYKKRTDMVKDAMMTAPYGDRPAMIGAIVDAIKKGGLFAVDVDIVPTKIGEASHVWLPAATSGEANLTSMNGERRMRLTEKYMDPPGQALPDCLIAARIANHMERVLREQGKAEIADRFKGFDWQNEEDAFMDGYHQHEKGGEFVTYARLRAMGTNGFQEPAVGLETTGPVAAGTSTGTTTGEVLKGPAIEGTRGKEPVQKKGAATTAAVSPATTGTERILGTKRLYADGKFNNKDGKARFMETQWRGLQAPGKEAEMKKFPFLINNGRANVTWQSSYLDQDNEFVTDRMPYPYLQMNPQDMDELQLKQGDLVEVYNDNGSTQAMVYPTPTAKPKQTFMLFAQATGVQGNVVSPGVNEFIIPNYKQTWASIRKLADAPEGVKHLSFKPLDYRA; encoded by the coding sequence ATGGCCTACAAGCGTCAAATCGACCGGCTCCCGATCATCCCCGCGGACGCCAAGGAATCCAACGTGACGTGCCACTACTGCATCGTCGGATGCGGCTACAAGGCGTACACCTGGTCCACCAGTAAACAGGGCGGCACGGCACCCGATCAGAACAAGTTCGGTGCCGATCTGAGCAAGCAGCAGAGCGCGGAGACCGTCGCCTGGTATTCGCCTTCGATGTACAACATCGTGCGCCAGAACGGGCAGGACGTGCACATCGTGATCAAGCCCGATAAGGACTGCGTCGTGAATTCGGGCTTGGGCTCGATCCGGGGCGCGCGCATGGCGGAGATGAGCTACTCCCAGCAGCGCAATACGCAGTTGCAGCGCCTGACGGATCCCATGGTCTGGCGCTACGGGCAGATGCAGCCCACAAGCTGGGAAGATGCGCTCGACCTCGTTGCGCGCGTGACGGTCGCAGTCATGAACGACATGGGCGAAGACGGCGTGTTCGTCTCGGCGTTCGACCATGGCGGCGCCGGCGGCGGCTATGAGAACACCTGGGGCACCGGCAAGCTCTACTTCGGCGCCATGAAGGTGATGAACATCCGGATTCACAATCGTCCGGCGTACAACTCGGAAGTCCACGCCACCCGCGACATGGGCGTGGGCGAACTCAACAACTGCTACGAAGATGCCGAGCTCGCCGATACCATCGTCGCGGTCGGTACCAACGCGCTCGAGACCCAGACCAACTACTTCCTGAATCACTGGGTCCCGAACCTGCGCGGAACTTCGCTCGACAAGAAGAAGGCCGAGTTCGGCTCGGAGCCGGTGGAGCGCGCCAAGGTCATCATCGTCGATCCGCGTCGAACGGTGACGGTCAACGCCTGCGAGGTCGAAGCCGGCAAAGACAACGTGATGCACCTGGCGATCAATTCCGGCACCGACCTCGCCTTGTTCAATGCCTGGATGACCCACATCGCGGAGAAGGGCTGGCTCGACAAGGCTTTCATCGACGCGTCGACAACCAACTTCGACCAGATGAAGGCCGCCAACAAGATCAGCCTGGAAGACGCCGCGACGATCACGGGCCTTACCGCCGATGAAATCCGCAAATCCGCCGAGTGGATCGCCCAGCCCAAGGCGGCCAACGCGCGTCGGCGAACGATGTTTGCGTATGAGAAGGGCCTGATCTGGGGCAACGACAATTACCGCACCAACGGCGCCCTGGTGAATGTCGCGCTCGCGACCGGCAATATCGGTCGGCCAGGCGGTGGTTGCGTGCGCATGGGCGGGCACCAGGAGGGCTACTCGCGGCCGTCCGATGCGCATGTGGGACGGCCCGCCGCGTACGTCGATCAGCTTCTGATCGAAGGCAAGGGCGGTGTCCATCACATCTGGGGATGCGACCACTACAAGACCACGCTGAACGCATTCAAGTTCAAGCAGGCCTACAAGAAGCGCACCGACATGGTGAAGGACGCCATGATGACGGCGCCCTACGGAGACCGTCCCGCCATGATCGGCGCGATCGTCGACGCGATCAAGAAGGGCGGGTTGTTCGCGGTCGACGTCGATATCGTGCCGACCAAGATCGGCGAGGCCAGCCATGTTTGGCTGCCGGCGGCGACATCGGGCGAGGCCAATCTCACTTCGATGAACGGCGAACGCCGCATGCGGCTGACCGAGAAATACATGGATCCGCCCGGTCAGGCGTTGCCCGATTGCCTGATCGCCGCGCGCATCGCCAACCACATGGAACGGGTGTTGCGCGAACAGGGCAAGGCCGAGATTGCCGACCGCTTCAAGGGCTTCGACTGGCAGAACGAAGAAGATGCTTTCATGGACGGCTATCATCAGCATGAGAAGGGCGGCGAATTCGTCACCTATGCCCGGCTGCGCGCCATGGGGACGAACGGCTTCCAGGAGCCCGCGGTCGGGCTCGAGACCACAGGGCCTGTCGCCGCCGGTACGTCGACCGGCACAACGACGGGGGAGGTCCTGAAGGGGCCGGCCATCGAAGGAACCCGCGGGAAGGAGCCGGTCCAGAAAAAGGGCGCCGCGACAACAGCGGCGGTGTCGCCGGCAACGACCGGCACCGAGCGAATCCTCGGCACCAAGCGGCTTTACGCCGACGGCAAGTTCAACAACAAGGACGGCAAGGCCAGGTTCATGGAGACGCAGTGGCGCGGTTTGCAGGCGCCCGGCAAAGAAGCCGAGATGAAGAAATTCCCGTTCCTCATCAACAACGGCCGCGCCAACGTCACCTGGCAGAGCTCCTACCTCGACCAGGACAACGAGTTCGTCACGGATCGCATGCCTTATCCCTACCTTCAGATGAACCCGCAGGACATGGACGAGCTGCAGCTCAAGCAAGGCGATCTGGTCGAAGTCTACAACGACAACGGCTCTACCCAGGCCATGGTCTATCCGACGCCGACCGCCAAGCCGAAGCAGACCTTCATGCTCTTCGCGCAGGCGACCGGCGTGCAGGGGAACGTGGTCTCGCCCGGGGTGAACGAATTCATCATCCCGAACTACAAGCAGACATGGGCGAGCATCCGCAAGCTCGCGGATGCGCCGGAGGGCGTGAAGCATCTCAGCTTCAAGCCGCTCGACTACAGAGCATGA
- the arsH gene encoding arsenical resistance protein ArsH has translation MPELPNLPNLSSSAVSLPDLTRLRPVPSTHKPRILLLYGSLRQRSFSRFAAEEAARLLEAFGAECRIFNPSGLPLPDDAPANHPKVVELRELSAWSEGQVWSSPERHGSITGIMKAQIDWIPLALGAVRPTQGKTLAVMQVSGGSQSFNAVNQLRVLGRWMRMITIPNQSSVAKAYEQFDDAGRMKPSPYYDRIVDVMEELMKFTLLTRDCSAYLTDRYSERKEEAAKLQDRLALQRAL, from the coding sequence ATGCCTGAGTTACCTAACCTGCCGAACCTCTCGTCGTCCGCCGTATCGCTTCCCGATCTCACCCGTCTAAGGCCGGTACCGTCCACGCACAAACCCAGGATCCTGCTGTTGTACGGATCTCTGCGTCAGCGCTCGTTCAGCCGCTTTGCGGCCGAAGAGGCTGCCCGCCTGCTGGAGGCGTTCGGCGCGGAATGCCGGATCTTCAACCCGTCCGGCTTGCCGCTGCCGGACGATGCGCCGGCGAATCACCCGAAGGTGGTCGAATTGCGCGAACTTTCGGCCTGGTCCGAAGGACAGGTGTGGAGCAGTCCGGAGCGGCACGGCAGCATCACGGGGATCATGAAGGCCCAGATCGACTGGATCCCGCTGGCGCTCGGGGCAGTGCGCCCGACCCAGGGCAAGACGCTCGCCGTCATGCAGGTGAGCGGCGGCTCGCAGTCCTTCAACGCGGTGAACCAGCTTCGCGTGCTCGGCCGCTGGATGCGCATGATCACGATCCCGAACCAATCTTCCGTCGCGAAGGCCTACGAACAATTCGACGATGCCGGGCGCATGAAACCGTCGCCCTACTACGACCGCATCGTCGACGTGATGGAAGAACTGATGAAGTTCACGCTGCTGACGCGCGATTGCTCCGCCTACCTCACCGACCGATACAGCGAACGCAAGGAGGAGGCGGCCAAGCTGCAGGACCGGCTCGCCTTGCAAAGAGCTTTGTAA
- the arsC gene encoding arsenate reductase (glutaredoxin) (This arsenate reductase requires both glutathione and glutaredoxin to convert arsenate to arsenite, after which the efflux transporter formed by ArsA and ArsB can extrude the arsenite from the cell, providing resistance.), whose amino-acid sequence MTVTIYHNPDCGTSRNTLAMIRQSGEEPTVIEYLKTPPSREKLGELIAAMGIPVRAVLREKGTPYKELGLDDPKWTDDDLLDFMVKHPILINRPIVVTPKGVKLCRPSEAVLDILSNGKIGRFMKEDGEVIDA is encoded by the coding sequence ATGACCGTCACGATCTATCACAACCCCGACTGCGGCACGTCCCGCAACACGCTGGCCATGATCCGCCAAAGCGGCGAGGAGCCGACCGTCATCGAATACCTGAAGACGCCGCCGAGCCGCGAGAAGCTGGGGGAATTGATCGCGGCCATGGGTATCCCCGTGCGTGCCGTGCTGCGCGAGAAAGGCACTCCCTACAAGGAGCTCGGACTCGACGATCCGAAGTGGACCGACGACGATCTGCTCGACTTCATGGTGAAGCACCCGATCCTGATCAACCGCCCGATCGTCGTGACGCCGAAAGGCGTGAAACTCTGCCGGCCGTCGGAGGCTGTGCTGGACATCCTATCCAACGGCAAAATCGGCCGTTTCATGAAGGAAGACGGTGAAGTGATTGATGCCTGA
- a CDS encoding aquaporin family protein, which translates to MDTFDLSRRLAAEALGTGILVATVVGSGIMAETLTKDVALALLCNTLPTGAILVVLITVLGPISGAHFNPAVTLVFTGKRELPPQEALLYVVAQIAGGIAGTMAAHLMFALPLIDLSMKVRTGGAQWFAEAVAAFGLVATILAGIRFQRTAVPWLVGLYITAAYWFTASTSFANPAVAIARSLTNTFSGIRPADLPGFILAELVGAFAGMLLMNWMLGRPKARGPVPIAETPR; encoded by the coding sequence ATGGACACGTTCGACCTTTCGCGGCGCCTGGCGGCGGAAGCGCTCGGGACCGGCATTCTAGTCGCTACCGTCGTCGGGTCCGGCATCATGGCGGAGACGCTGACGAAGGACGTAGCCCTAGCCCTACTCTGCAACACGCTGCCGACAGGGGCGATCCTCGTCGTGCTGATCACCGTCCTCGGGCCGATCTCCGGCGCCCATTTCAATCCGGCGGTGACACTAGTCTTCACCGGCAAGCGCGAGCTCCCACCCCAGGAAGCCCTGCTCTACGTTGTCGCGCAGATCGCCGGCGGCATCGCCGGCACGATGGCGGCCCACCTGATGTTCGCGCTGCCGCTGATCGACTTGTCGATGAAGGTTCGCACGGGCGGCGCGCAATGGTTCGCCGAAGCCGTCGCCGCCTTCGGCTTGGTCGCCACGATCCTCGCGGGCATCCGCTTCCAGCGCACGGCCGTGCCCTGGCTGGTCGGCCTCTACATCACGGCGGCGTACTGGTTCACCGCCTCAACCTCGTTCGCCAATCCGGCGGTGGCGATCGCGCGCTCGTTGACGAACACCTTTTCGGGCATTCGCCCGGCTGACCTGCCGGGCTTCATTCTCGCCGAGCTAGTCGGCGCTTTTGCCGGCATGCTTCTGATGAACTGGATGCTGGGGCGGCCGAAGGCGCGCGGCCCGGTACCAATCGCGGAGACACCAAGATGA
- a CDS encoding arsenate reductase ArsC has translation MPDRMYNVLFLCTGNSARSILAESILRKDGAGRFQAFSAGSTPKGAVHPLALRTLESMDYPVDGMRSKSWLEFAAPDAPVMDFVFTVCDNAAGEACPVWPGQPMTAHWGIEDPAAAEGSDLERQAAFITAFRYLRNRIDTFVSLPLRSIDKLSLGTKLREIGRSEGATRPTPKAG, from the coding sequence GTGCCTGACCGGATGTACAACGTTCTATTCCTATGTACCGGCAACTCGGCGCGCTCGATCCTCGCCGAGTCGATCCTTCGGAAGGACGGGGCCGGCCGCTTCCAGGCCTTCTCCGCCGGCAGCACGCCGAAAGGCGCGGTACACCCGCTGGCGCTGCGCACACTCGAGAGCATGGACTATCCCGTCGACGGGATGCGCTCGAAAAGCTGGTTGGAGTTCGCGGCCCCTGATGCGCCGGTGATGGATTTCGTCTTCACCGTTTGCGACAACGCCGCCGGTGAGGCCTGCCCCGTCTGGCCGGGCCAGCCGATGACCGCGCACTGGGGCATCGAGGATCCCGCCGCGGCCGAAGGCTCAGATCTGGAGAGGCAGGCGGCGTTCATCACCGCGTTCCGCTACCTGAGGAATCGGATCGATACCTTCGTGAGCCTCCCGCTGAGGAGCATCGACAAGCTCTCGCTCGGCACCAAGCTGCGCGAGATCGGCCGCTCCGAAGGCGCGACACGCCCAACGCCGAAGGCCGGCTGA
- a CDS encoding metalloregulator ArsR/SmtB family transcription factor, with protein MEIEEAVLALAALSQPTRLEAFRTLVRHEPDGLAAGDLARLLEVPPNTLSAHLSILTRARLVTSERRSRSIVYRAHLTEFRDVAVFLLRDCCGGRPEVCQPVVESLQSCCPPKRKERSRA; from the coding sequence ATGGAAATCGAAGAAGCCGTCCTGGCGCTCGCCGCCCTGTCCCAACCGACCCGTCTGGAGGCCTTCCGGACGCTGGTCCGGCACGAACCTGACGGCCTTGCGGCAGGCGACCTCGCCCGCCTGTTGGAAGTCCCGCCCAACACGCTCTCGGCCCATCTGTCGATTCTGACCCGTGCGCGCCTGGTGACATCCGAACGGCGCAGCCGCTCGATCGTCTACCGCGCCCACCTCACCGAATTCCGAGACGTCGCGGTTTTCCTGCTTCGGGATTGCTGCGGCGGGCGGCCGGAAGTTTGCCAGCCGGTCGTCGAGAGCCTGCAATCTTGCTGCCCTCCAAAGCGAAAGGAGCGAAGCCGTGCCTGA
- a CDS encoding metalloregulator ArsR/SmtB family transcription factor, translating to MKIDDAAARLEALGSSTRLKIYRALVRAGLAGMPVGRLQEKLKIPASTLSHHVKALVSVGLISQVREGTTLVCHAEYDTMRGLVDFLVAECCEDEAECKDARTAA from the coding sequence ATGAAGATCGATGATGCAGCCGCACGTCTTGAAGCCTTGGGTAGTTCGACTAGGCTCAAAATCTATCGCGCCCTGGTCCGAGCCGGGCTTGCCGGCATGCCAGTTGGCCGGCTGCAGGAAAAGCTGAAGATCCCGGCGTCGACCTTGTCGCATCACGTCAAGGCGCTCGTTTCCGTAGGCCTGATCTCTCAGGTGCGCGAAGGCACCACGCTCGTCTGTCATGCCGAATACGACACCATGCGGGGACTGGTGGATTTCTTGGTCGCCGAGTGCTGCGAGGACGAGGCCGAATGCAAGGACGCCCGGACGGCGGCCTGA
- a CDS encoding NAD(P)-binding domain-containing protein, which yields MSTGKTVAIIGAGPVGLAAAAHVLERGMMPVVLEAGSAPGHSVRQWRHVQLFSPWEYNVDKAAARLLAPAGWKSPDPQVYPTGAELLERYIEPLATKTALRDMIRTNSRVSAIGRAGFDKAKTKGREAAPFEIRYRNGKGPETLRADAVIDASGTWASPNPAGAGGLPAIGEPESAARIAYGMPDVLGRDRARYAGKTVAVLGAGHSAIGTLIDLTTLALQVPGTRPIWLLRGTDPAKAFGGGANDKLSARGELGAHFASLVGSGQVQVEAGFSVAAIAQADGRLRIATSSACCGRSVVVDELVVATGFRPDLSFLGEIRLRLDPAIEAPVALAPLIDPNEHSCGTVRPHGARELAQDGAGFYLAGIKSYGRAPTFLMITGYEQVRSIAADIAGDKEAAARVELELPETGVCTRGGVESGSAAGCCGGPAKEESSACCAADETAKKAGSPGCGCS from the coding sequence GTGAGCACAGGAAAGACAGTCGCGATCATCGGTGCCGGGCCCGTCGGCCTCGCCGCCGCGGCCCACGTCTTGGAGCGAGGCATGATGCCGGTCGTCCTGGAAGCCGGGTCGGCGCCGGGCCATTCCGTGCGGCAATGGCGGCACGTGCAGTTGTTCTCGCCCTGGGAATACAACGTCGACAAGGCTGCCGCGCGTCTGCTCGCGCCCGCCGGCTGGAAATCTCCGGACCCGCAGGTCTATCCGACCGGCGCCGAATTGCTTGAGCGCTACATTGAGCCGCTGGCGACCAAGACCGCTCTGCGCGACATGATCCGGACGAACAGCCGCGTCAGCGCCATCGGCCGCGCCGGTTTCGACAAGGCCAAGACGAAGGGACGCGAGGCAGCTCCCTTCGAGATCCGCTACCGGAACGGCAAGGGTCCAGAGACGCTGCGCGCCGACGCCGTGATCGACGCGTCCGGAACGTGGGCCTCGCCGAATCCCGCCGGCGCCGGCGGGCTACCAGCGATCGGCGAGCCCGAGTCCGCAGCTCGCATCGCCTACGGCATGCCGGACGTGCTCGGCCGCGACCGGGCGCGCTACGCCGGCAAGACCGTCGCGGTGCTCGGTGCTGGGCACTCGGCGATCGGCACTTTGATCGACCTGACGACTCTGGCGCTGCAGGTGCCGGGCACGCGCCCGATCTGGCTGCTGCGCGGAACGGACCCGGCCAAGGCCTTCGGTGGCGGAGCCAACGACAAGCTTTCCGCACGCGGCGAGCTCGGCGCCCACTTCGCCTCACTCGTCGGATCCGGACAGGTCCAGGTCGAGGCAGGCTTTTCCGTCGCCGCCATCGCGCAGGCCGATGGCCGCCTCCGGATCGCGACCTCGTCGGCATGCTGCGGGCGCAGCGTCGTCGTCGACGAGCTGGTGGTCGCGACAGGCTTCCGTCCGGACCTATCGTTCCTCGGCGAAATCCGTCTCCGGCTCGACCCTGCGATCGAGGCGCCCGTGGCACTTGCGCCGCTGATCGATCCCAACGAGCACTCCTGCGGCACCGTGCGGCCGCACGGCGCGCGTGAACTCGCTCAGGATGGCGCCGGGTTCTATCTCGCCGGCATCAAGTCCTACGGCCGCGCGCCGACCTTCCTCATGATCACCGGCTACGAACAGGTTCGCTCGATCGCGGCCGACATCGCCGGCGACAAGGAAGCCGCAGCGCGGGTCGAGCTGGAGTTGCCCGAGACCGGCGTGTGTACGCGCGGCGGCGTCGAGAGCGGCTCCGCGGCCGGCTGCTGCGGCGGCCCGGCAAAGGAGGAGTCCTCGGCGTGCTGCGCGGCCGACGAAACGGCCAAGAAGGCTGGCTCTCCGGGGTGCGGCTGTTCATGA
- a CDS encoding MFS transporter produces the protein MSRVIAERAGGPPGVVVALGSAQTIAWASSYYLPAVLAGSIARDMGVAPTWVFAALSGALVISGLLGPRVGHAIDRFGGRLLLATSNAVFAAGLLLLSSAHGAVLLIAAWMLLGIGMGMGLYEAAFATLARIYGTGSRKSITGITLIAGFASTVGWPLTTWLDAEYGWRAACQVWAAIHVFLALPLNLSLPRATPQDQASHPSSGRSSHRGGQSENFAMGVLAYMFAAASFVSSGVSAILPTMLVAFGATPAHALLAGTLVGPAHVGARLLEAGLLGRFDPLLSARLAMLMNPIGVATLIAGGSFFAPVFAVLYGVGNGIITIARGTLPLALFGPVGFGRRVGMISLPSRLTGAAAPLVLGMMVEHLGRGALWISAIASMSAFIALLLLRTGHATSQPVQVGGHNS, from the coding sequence ATGAGCCGGGTCATTGCGGAACGGGCGGGAGGTCCGCCCGGCGTCGTGGTCGCACTCGGGTCCGCGCAGACCATCGCGTGGGCATCGAGCTACTATCTTCCGGCTGTTCTTGCCGGGTCGATCGCGCGGGACATGGGCGTTGCGCCGACCTGGGTGTTCGCGGCGCTGTCGGGTGCGCTCGTCATCTCCGGACTTCTCGGGCCGCGCGTCGGTCACGCGATCGACCGGTTCGGAGGACGCCTCCTGCTCGCGACCTCGAACGCTGTGTTTGCCGCGGGCTTGCTGCTGCTATCCAGCGCCCATGGAGCGGTACTATTGATCGCCGCCTGGATGCTGCTCGGGATCGGCATGGGCATGGGCCTTTACGAAGCTGCGTTCGCGACGCTTGCCCGCATCTACGGGACGGGCTCCCGAAAATCGATCACAGGCATCACCTTGATCGCCGGCTTCGCCAGCACCGTCGGCTGGCCGCTCACGACCTGGTTGGATGCCGAGTATGGCTGGCGCGCTGCCTGCCAGGTATGGGCCGCCATTCACGTCTTCCTCGCGCTGCCGCTCAATCTCTCCCTGCCGCGTGCCACGCCGCAGGATCAGGCTTCGCACCCGTCATCTGGCCGGAGCTCACATCGAGGGGGCCAGAGCGAAAACTTCGCGATGGGCGTGCTCGCCTACATGTTCGCGGCGGCAAGCTTCGTCAGTTCGGGCGTCTCGGCCATCCTACCGACGATGCTGGTCGCATTCGGCGCGACGCCGGCTCACGCCTTGCTCGCAGGAACGTTGGTCGGGCCTGCCCATGTCGGCGCTCGTCTGCTCGAAGCGGGTCTCCTCGGCCGATTCGATCCGCTGTTGTCGGCAAGACTTGCCATGCTCATGAACCCGATCGGCGTCGCCACGCTGATCGCAGGAGGCTCGTTCTTCGCCCCGGTTTTCGCCGTCCTTTACGGCGTCGGCAACGGGATCATCACGATCGCGCGCGGCACGTTGCCGTTGGCTTTGTTTGGACCGGTAGGGTTCGGCAGACGGGTTGGCATGATTTCTCTCCCTTCCCGTCTTACAGGCGCTGCGGCGCCGCTGGTTCTCGGGATGATGGTGGAGCACCTCGGTCGCGGCGCGCTGTGGATCAGCGCGATTGCTTCCATGTCCGCGTTCATCGCGCTTCTGCTTCTTCGTACAGGCCATGCGACATCACAGCCGGTCCAGGTGGGAGGGCACAATTCGTAG
- a CDS encoding MFS transporter: MCIGQVGNLLPHVALSANLAQHLMPAWGLSAAEGGLLASGYAFGYMLAVPVLTTLTDRIDARLVLLCGSIVSGLATIAFGLFAVGFWSGVAIWSLAGLGFAGAYMPGLKALTDRLPAGDTSRAVTLYTSSFSLGVGLSFLVAQLVADRWGWRSAFVLTGMGPVAMVVVCLAMEERRPERKSGQLLDFKPVFANREALGYIFGYGAHCFELYGVRTWLVGFWTYVMAHQGAPSWMSPVVVSFVFAVVSMPASILGNEVALKFGRHRAITAVMIVSAAVAVLIGLNVGAPAWAVALLLLAYGLTVPADSGALTAGMSAAATNEHRGATLALHSTVGFGLSAAGAWGTGVALDLAGGPQSAAGWMLVFVVLAVGISMGPLALLWARASQMKSPIPVK; the protein is encoded by the coding sequence ATGTGTATCGGCCAGGTCGGCAACCTGCTGCCGCACGTCGCCCTATCGGCCAACCTCGCTCAACACCTCATGCCGGCGTGGGGCCTGAGCGCCGCGGAAGGCGGTCTGCTCGCCAGCGGTTACGCCTTCGGCTACATGCTGGCGGTGCCGGTGCTGACGACGCTCACGGATCGCATCGATGCGCGCCTCGTTCTTCTCTGCGGATCGATCGTCAGCGGGCTGGCGACTATCGCGTTCGGTCTGTTTGCAGTCGGGTTCTGGTCGGGCGTGGCCATCTGGTCGCTCGCGGGCCTCGGTTTCGCCGGTGCGTACATGCCGGGCCTGAAGGCGCTAACCGATCGGCTGCCGGCCGGAGACACCTCCCGGGCGGTGACGTTGTACACGTCCAGCTTCTCGCTCGGTGTGGGACTTTCCTTCCTGGTCGCTCAGCTTGTCGCGGACCGCTGGGGCTGGCGGTCGGCATTCGTGCTCACCGGCATGGGTCCGGTCGCGATGGTCGTCGTGTGCCTGGCGATGGAGGAGCGCAGGCCCGAGCGCAAATCGGGGCAGTTGCTGGACTTCAAGCCCGTCTTCGCGAACCGGGAGGCGCTGGGCTATATCTTCGGCTACGGCGCCCACTGCTTCGAGCTCTACGGCGTCAGGACCTGGCTGGTCGGCTTCTGGACCTACGTGATGGCGCATCAGGGCGCCCCGTCGTGGATGTCGCCGGTCGTCGTGAGCTTCGTGTTCGCCGTCGTGTCGATGCCCGCCAGCATCCTCGGCAACGAGGTCGCGCTGAAGTTCGGCCGCCACCGCGCCATCACGGCGGTAATGATTGTCTCCGCCGCGGTGGCGGTGCTGATCGGATTGAATGTCGGCGCGCCGGCGTGGGCGGTCGCGCTCCTGCTGCTGGCCTACGGCCTAACCGTTCCGGCCGACTCCGGCGCGCTGACCGCCGGCATGTCGGCAGCCGCAACGAACGAGCATCGCGGCGCGACGCTCGCGCTACATTCCACCGTGGGCTTCGGGTTATCGGCGGCCGGCGCTTGGGGAACGGGCGTGGCGCTCGATCTCGCCGGCGGACCACAGAGCGCTGCCGGATGGATGCTGGTCTTCGTCGTCCTCGCGGTCGGAATCTCGATGGGTCCTCTCGCGCTTTTGTGGGCCCGCGCCAGCCAGATGAAAAGCCCGATTCCCGTGAAATGA